Below is a window of Trichosurus vulpecula isolate mTriVul1 chromosome 4, mTriVul1.pri, whole genome shotgun sequence DNA.
CATGCCCAGGGCCGCCGCTAgcgctgctggtgctgctgccgccgccgccgcccagGGGGCTGCCGCGGCCGCGAGGCGGTGgtgggggcggcggcggcggcggcagcagcagcagccgcccgAGGAcacggcggcggcggctgcggtGCGGTCCGGGGTCCCGGCTCGGCGGGCGTAAGTCTATGTCGGCGGccgaggaggcggcggcggcggcggcgggggacGATGCGCGAGTACAAAGTGGTGGTGCTGGGCTCGGGCGGGGTGGGGAAATCCGCCCTCACCGTGCAGTTTGTGACCGGCACCTTCATCGAGAAATACGACCCCACCATCGAGGACTTCTACCGCAAGGAGATTGAGGTGGACTCGTCCCCGTCTGTGCTGGAGATCCTGGACACGGCGGGCACGGAGCAGTTCGCCTCCATGCGGGACCTGTACATCAAGAACGGCCAGGGCTTCATCTTGGTTTACAGCTTGGTCAACCAGCAGAGCTTCCAGGACATCAAGCCCATGCGGGACCAGATCATCCGAGTCAAGCGGTAAGGGTCCGGAGAAGCCCCCATCCCACCCTGGGGAGGCGCCTCCGGCTTCCCCCcgcctacccccacccccccagcctcACCCACCCAGTGCagtgaatggggagggggggagtccTGCGGGCCAAGTTCAGGTCGGAAATGGGAGGGGGCTGCCACCCAGCCTGAGAGATCTGCAGCGGCTCAGAAAGGAGTAAGGGGAGGGGTCGCAGCGGGCGCTTACTTAGAATTTTCTCTCTGGGTGTGTTTGTGTGCCcttgggtgtgtatgtgtgtgttggcctttgagtgtgtgttgtgtgtgtggtgtgtgcgcgcgcgtgcatgTTGTTGGGTATGTTATGCTTTCAAGTTTGGCTCGTGCTTTGTTTCGCCAACTAAAATTTGTCAGCCTAGATCTATCGAATCCTTTGAGTAATAGAGCTGGCAAAgagtccaaaaggaaaaaaaaagttgaaagactttccaaaaggggaggggggcattTTGTAAAAGGGGAGAGGGGCGGAGAAAGGTGAGTTCTGGAAGAATagttgcaattttttttaaatgcaagtgATTTGGGTAAAAAAAGCAACTCCTTTTGCTGTATTTCACGACCGGATATTGCAAGATTGTTAAGGTGAAAGGGCGAGAGAATTGATGCTATTTTCACTCTTGTCGTTTTGCATTTGTAGTGTTCGGGATTAATAGCTAGTTTTGAAAATGATTATTACAAAATTCTGGACAGAGAAAGGGTACAATAGCTATATAGGCCCTGTGGGTTTACAAATATATAGCCTAAATTAGCTCGTAGGCACATAAAGGGGCTATTAGAGAATCCAAAGAAATTGGGgcgagttctttttttttttaaggttataAACAAGATTTTTGTTTCTCGAATGGTTAGCAAAAAAGTAAATTCATTTGTAAGACTTGCAGGGGAAGTTTCagtacccttttttttttctgaaatggggattatctttttttctttctgttttggtctttgtatggtaggtgcttaataaatgctagtttaccGACTGACTTTTATCCCCAACATCCTTCTtagtccctggcatatagtaggtgcttaaataaatgcttgttgaaatcttttttatttcttcttctatattGTGGACTATTTCAGGCATTTGAAATGTGTGTACCAAAAACCTCTGCTGTAAGATTATATATTCTAACATACTCAAATGATCTCAATATCAaacttatgcatttaaaaaaaagtgtaggTTTTTCTAATTGTTGTTTCAACATTTGACACCTTATTCTACTAGCATCTGCATTCAAGTTATTTCTTGTGATTCTTATCAGTTATCAAGATTCTTGACTCTTAAGATTTGCTGAAAAATTTGTTGATGTACAATCTGTAATGCAGCTTGGTCACTAATTTGCCTTTTTATTTACCctgccatctagttcaacctaatCTTCTCCCCCGCCCCACCTATATGGATGTACTCAGAGGCCATATACTTTAAAGAGAGCAATAAATCTATTGTGAATACAATTGTATCCTCTGTTGGGTTCTGTAACTACTTCGAATGGGCCAAAGCCAAGTATCCTGTATTCAATGAGTACTCGGAAATATTAATTGAAAATGAGATTATCTTTAATGCAATTTGTGAGACTATTAAAGtagaagcagtttttttttttcgggAACATAGTATACTCAGTAGTTGGATTCAGATTTTTAAGTTTCTTTAAGAATAACAAACTAAAAACCAAATTATCTCTTCAGTCTCTTTCATAACTGAAAGAACagattctgattgtttttcccctttcttccccttctttaccCTTTATCTTTCAGATGGCCACTTGGCTTCCTGTAGAGGCTATGTCATTAATTTCTGCGGTATATTTTTGTATTAGTTTGTATAATCTATAAGgattcacatttttaaaacacAGAACAATGGCTACAACCAGTTTCTGGAACAAGGATGTCTGGTGAAATTGCCAGTTCTTATGTAGTGACTTGATGCTCACAAGTGCTTCTTTCAAACTATATCACATAAATGAACTTTTCTTATCCCACCCAGCCAGCCTGGCTAGAGATAATTTACCATGTGGACCTTACAGTTAGGGGAAATGACTTATACACAAATAACTCAATgaaaagtaataaataataatgcaaGAGGGGGAAACATTGGCCTGTGAAAGCAGAGCCTGGGAAAGGTCTTTATTAGGGAGTAGAATCAGGGAGGGATTTAAGGGGAAAATGGCATGTAAGAATTCAGTAGGCAGGCCAAGGCTGGAGGGGAAGGAAATTCTAGACTTGGGGAAAACTGAACAGTCATGGAGATGAGAAAGTGCAGAAATGGGTATATTTTGGGGAAGAACAGGAAGAAATCCAAGGTTTacagaaacataaaatatatgaagGAGAGTGAGTAGTATAAGATTAATCTGGGAAGGTAGAATGATaacagaccatagaagaactgaAATGAACAAGGAGTTTCAACTTTACTCTTTAGGTAATAGGAGCCATTGAAGGGCTTTGAGCATAAAAAGGCCTCTGATCATCAGGTCTAGATGTCACAAAGTCTTAATACACTAGGTCTTAcgcttacaaaaaaaaaagcccttagaCTTTCACTCACAGCTTATTTACTCCTATTTTTAAGTTGCAATGCTAttaagttttcatttcattttctggtATATAGGTTCATTGCAAATTAGAAATTGACAAAGGGAGGAATGGAAGAGCTTTTAAAGGGAGGTACACTGGAAGCAAGGAcagcaaaggagacaggaaggaaatagaagaacTTAATCCACAAGCATTAAGTGCTCTGCTAGGCctcaggatacaaagaccaaagtgaaacagttcctgccctcaaggaccttacattctagtaTGcgaatgtgtacatacatatacccgTAATAGTTAATACAAGGTATTAGCGACTGTGACTATCAGGATCTGGAAGACCATGCGGAAGGTGATCCTTGATATCAGTCTTGAAGGGAACAGTGGTTTTGtgaggcagaggaaggaaggaatatattAAAGGCATAGAAgtacagccagtacaaaggcataAAGTGGGAGTGTCATGTAAGGAACAGGaagaggccagtttgactggattagagtgggggggtggtggtaaaatgttgttcaggcattttttggtcatgtctgactctttgtgatcccatctggaattttcttggcaaaaaatactgaagtggtttgccatttctttccccagctcattttacaggtgagaaattgaggcaaacgggttaagtgacttgcccagggtcacacaggtaagaagtgtctggggccagatttgaacttaggaagatgagtcttcttgaacCCAGGCCTGGTGCTATATCCACTGGGCCAGCTAGCTGCTTATGGTAAAGTTACTACATATATACtccagaaaggtaggttggggccaagctatgaaggtctttaaatatcAAACCAAGAAATTTCTGtgtgatcctagaagtaa
It encodes the following:
- the RAP2A gene encoding ras-related protein Rap-2a, whose amino-acid sequence is MREYKVVVLGSGGVGKSALTVQFVTGTFIEKYDPTIEDFYRKEIEVDSSPSVLEILDTAGTEQFASMRDLYIKNGQGFILVYSLVNQQSFQDIKPMRDQIIRVKRYEKVPVILVGNKVDLESEREVSSNEGRALAEEWGCPFMETSAKSKTMVDELFAEIVRQMNYAAQPDKDDPCCSACNIQ